One genomic window of Thalassolituus hydrocarboniclasticus includes the following:
- a CDS encoding efflux RND transporter permease subunit, whose product MNSLIDASLQRSRTVLMLFCLIALIGISTLINIPKESNPDITVPFVYVSVTHDGISPEDADALIYKPLEKELRSLDGMKEMVSTATSGHLSITLEFYTDVDIDQALLDVRQKVDDAKGELPTDSKEPKVKEINVALFPVMVVTLSGEVNESALYAVAEDLQDRLEALPGVLEATIQGKRDEIAEIIVDPARMDNYNLSFNDLARLVGNNNQLVASEDLDTGAGRFGVKVPGLIENIPDILKLPVKADGDTVVLFQDIAVGRLAYKDRKNAARVNGKPAVTLEIKKRIGSNIIDTLDQVKSIINEVKPYWPAGIDVGITQDESVQIKEMLNDLFNNVLVATLLVMILVLGSLGLRSSLMVGMAIPGAFLMALIVLSMMGYTLNMVVLFSLILSVGMLVDGAIVVTEYADRRLAEGATKLQAYSEAAKRMAWPIIASTATTLAVFLPLLFWPGTTGEFMKFLPLTLLYTLSASLIMALIVVPTIGAVMGRDGHHNSGALSAIEAAEQGRFDELKGFTGGYVRLLAKALKHPLQVLGMAIAALIGSFVLYAALGNGVEFFPDVDADIGMVDVRARGNLSLLEREQLVQQVEKRIFDMAEIQSLYTATFVKAPSDSAADVIGRIQIELVNWEHRRSANRILADIEHRTADIAGIIIETQKKKGGPAAGADIQLQFTAASNEAMVPLLEEVKTIFEADPELKDVRDDRPLEGIEWQLQIDREEATRYGTDIASTGAMIRMITGGQKVGTFQPDFSDDEVEILLRYPLQTRSIDQFEAFNISTPYGLVPVSNFMQRNAVPKSGDIVRIDGKRRYRLTANVTEGVNATDKIKQLGEKIKDLDWRSAGVEPRFRGDFEKMAETGDFLGKAFGIALFLMATILVTQFNSFYQAGLIMSAIILSIVGVLFGLMIRGEPFGIVMSGVGVIALAGIVVNNNIVLIDTYNQLIHQGLDPVDAALRTGAQRLRPVLLTAITTVVGLLPMVMQWNIDILNQHFSVGAPSSQWWTQLSTAIAGGLTFATVLTLILTPCLLVLGEKRHLQTRQMPVVGENSTQPSA is encoded by the coding sequence ATGAACTCGCTGATTGATGCATCCCTGCAGCGTTCGCGCACGGTACTGATGCTGTTCTGCCTGATCGCCCTGATAGGCATCAGCACACTGATCAATATCCCGAAAGAAAGTAATCCGGACATCACCGTACCCTTTGTATACGTCTCGGTGACCCATGACGGTATCTCGCCGGAAGATGCCGACGCCCTGATTTACAAACCACTGGAAAAAGAGCTGCGCTCCCTCGACGGCATGAAAGAAATGGTGTCTACCGCCACCAGTGGCCATCTGTCGATCACGCTGGAATTTTATACCGACGTCGATATCGATCAGGCGCTGCTGGATGTTCGCCAGAAAGTGGATGACGCCAAAGGCGAGCTGCCCACCGACAGCAAAGAACCCAAGGTAAAAGAAATTAACGTCGCCCTGTTCCCGGTGATGGTGGTGACGCTGTCCGGCGAAGTGAATGAATCGGCGCTTTATGCCGTCGCTGAAGACCTGCAGGATCGTCTCGAAGCCCTGCCCGGCGTACTCGAAGCCACGATTCAGGGTAAGCGTGACGAAATCGCCGAGATTATCGTCGACCCGGCGCGTATGGATAACTACAACCTGTCGTTTAACGATCTGGCACGTCTGGTGGGCAATAATAACCAGCTGGTCGCCAGCGAGGATCTGGATACCGGCGCCGGACGTTTTGGCGTTAAAGTGCCCGGCCTGATTGAAAACATCCCCGATATTCTCAAGCTGCCGGTCAAAGCCGATGGCGATACCGTGGTGCTGTTTCAGGATATTGCGGTCGGCCGCCTGGCTTACAAAGACCGTAAAAATGCCGCGCGGGTAAATGGTAAGCCCGCGGTCACGCTGGAGATCAAAAAGCGCATCGGCTCCAACATTATTGATACCCTTGATCAGGTCAAAAGCATCATCAATGAGGTGAAACCCTACTGGCCGGCGGGTATTGATGTTGGCATCACTCAGGACGAATCGGTACAGATCAAAGAAATGCTCAACGATCTGTTCAATAACGTTCTGGTAGCAACATTACTGGTAATGATTCTGGTGCTCGGCAGCCTCGGCCTGCGAAGCTCACTGATGGTCGGCATGGCCATTCCCGGCGCGTTTCTGATGGCGCTGATTGTACTCAGCATGATGGGCTACACCCTGAATATGGTGGTGCTGTTCTCGCTGATCCTGTCCGTCGGCATGTTGGTTGACGGTGCTATTGTTGTGACCGAGTACGCTGACCGCCGCCTGGCCGAAGGCGCGACCAAACTGCAGGCTTACAGCGAAGCGGCCAAGCGCATGGCCTGGCCAATTATCGCCTCGACAGCCACGACTCTGGCTGTCTTTCTGCCGCTGCTGTTCTGGCCCGGCACCACCGGCGAATTTATGAAATTCCTGCCGCTGACCCTGCTTTACACCCTGAGTGCTTCGCTGATTATGGCGTTGATTGTGGTGCCGACCATCGGCGCAGTAATGGGCCGTGACGGCCACCACAACAGCGGCGCCCTCAGTGCAATTGAAGCCGCCGAACAGGGCCGCTTTGACGAACTGAAAGGCTTTACCGGCGGTTATGTGCGCCTGCTGGCGAAAGCCCTGAAACACCCGCTGCAGGTACTGGGCATGGCCATCGCCGCCCTGATCGGCTCTTTTGTGCTCTACGCCGCACTGGGAAATGGCGTCGAGTTTTTCCCTGATGTAGACGCCGACATCGGCATGGTCGATGTCCGCGCACGCGGCAACCTGTCGCTGCTTGAACGTGAACAGCTGGTGCAGCAGGTAGAAAAACGTATTTTCGATATGGCTGAAATTCAGTCGCTGTACACCGCCACTTTCGTTAAAGCCCCTTCTGATTCCGCCGCCGATGTCATTGGCCGTATTCAGATCGAGCTGGTGAACTGGGAACACCGCCGCTCAGCCAACCGCATTCTGGCCGACATTGAACACCGCACGGCCGATATTGCCGGCATCATCATTGAAACGCAGAAGAAAAAAGGCGGGCCGGCAGCCGGTGCCGATATTCAGCTGCAGTTTACCGCCGCCAGCAATGAAGCCATGGTGCCGCTGCTGGAAGAGGTCAAAACCATCTTCGAAGCCGACCCGGAACTGAAAGACGTACGCGACGACCGGCCGCTGGAAGGCATTGAATGGCAACTGCAGATTGACCGCGAGGAAGCCACCCGCTACGGCACCGATATCGCCAGTACCGGCGCCATGATCCGTATGATTACCGGTGGCCAGAAAGTCGGCACCTTCCAGCCGGATTTCAGTGATGACGAAGTTGAGATTCTGCTGCGCTATCCGCTGCAGACCCGCAGCATTGATCAGTTTGAAGCCTTTAATATCAGCACGCCTTATGGTCTGGTGCCGGTCAGCAACTTTATGCAGCGTAATGCCGTGCCTAAATCGGGCGATATTGTGCGCATCGATGGCAAGCGCCGCTATCGCTTAACCGCCAACGTCACCGAAGGCGTGAACGCCACCGATAAGATCAAACAGCTGGGGGAAAAGATCAAAGACCTCGACTGGCGCAGTGCCGGTGTTGAACCGCGTTTCCGTGGTGATTTCGAGAAAATGGCCGAAACCGGCGACTTCCTCGGCAAAGCCTTTGGTATCGCCCTGTTCCTGATGGCCACCATTCTGGTGACCCAGTTCAACAGCTTCTACCAGGCCGGTCTGATTATGAGTGCGATCATCCTGTCCATTGTTGGCGTACTGTTTGGCCTGATGATCCGTGGCGAGCCGTTTGGCATCGTCATGAGCGGCGTTGGTGTGATTGCCCTCGCCGGTATTGTGGTGAACAACAATATCGTTCTGATCGATACCTATAACCAGCTGATACATCAGGGGCTCGACCCGGTTGATGCCGCCCTGCGTACCGGCGCCCAGCGCCTGCGTCCGGTTTTGCTGACCGCCATTACCACCGTGGTCGGCCTGCTGCCAATGGTGATGCAGTGGAACATCGACATCCTCAATCAGCACTTTAGCGTGGGCGCGCCGTCCTCGCAGTGGTGGACACAGCTATCGACCGCCATTGCCGGCGGCCTGACCTTCGCCACCGTACTGACGCTGATTCTGACCCCCTGTTTATTGGTTTTAGGTGAGAAACGTCACCTGCAGACCCGGCAAATGCCTGTTGTCGGTGAAAACAGCACTCAACCCTCAGCCTGA
- a CDS encoding efflux RND transporter periplasmic adaptor subunit, giving the protein MTIHLNQGHIAALIIALALFIWMGAGSLSSDTEFENPRPLVMDSGLTRVQVERMQGELVNRNITISAHTAANRRVELKSEIRGKVIAIHKDKGAAVKKGELLLELDARDWPARVKQAEANLKQRQLEARSARQLSERGLANESQLAQAATALANAEAELTNARIQLNATKIRAPFTGIVDQRMVEIGDFVKDSSPLLTVLDFSPFLVKGQVSERDAADINIGDAGYAELINGDRVDGRVRFIAAEADAKTRTFPLELEISNPGGSMTSGLTAKLHIPQPATYAYFISPALLILDDEGQLGLKGIDEQNRVVFRSVNLLKADNKGIWVYGLGSEANIITVGQGFVEYGQQVEPVYMQDSEISAQPEAPKDDADATALSAG; this is encoded by the coding sequence ATGACAATACATCTGAATCAGGGACACATTGCCGCTCTGATCATCGCTCTGGCTTTGTTTATCTGGATGGGAGCCGGCTCCCTCAGCAGCGATACTGAGTTTGAAAACCCACGCCCGCTGGTAATGGACAGTGGCCTGACCCGGGTACAGGTTGAGCGCATGCAGGGTGAACTGGTCAACCGCAATATCACCATTTCGGCCCACACCGCGGCCAACCGCCGGGTTGAACTGAAATCGGAAATCCGCGGCAAAGTGATCGCCATCCATAAAGATAAAGGTGCCGCGGTTAAAAAAGGTGAACTGCTGCTGGAACTCGATGCCCGCGACTGGCCGGCTCGGGTAAAGCAGGCGGAAGCCAATCTGAAGCAACGCCAGCTTGAGGCCCGCAGCGCCCGTCAGCTGAGTGAACGCGGCCTGGCTAATGAATCACAACTGGCACAGGCAGCTACTGCGCTGGCCAATGCCGAAGCCGAACTGACCAACGCCCGCATCCAGCTCAATGCCACCAAAATCCGCGCCCCCTTTACCGGTATTGTTGACCAGCGCATGGTTGAGATTGGCGATTTCGTTAAAGACAGTTCGCCTTTACTGACCGTACTCGATTTCTCTCCGTTTCTGGTTAAAGGCCAGGTGTCCGAACGTGACGCCGCCGACATTAATATCGGCGATGCGGGCTATGCCGAGCTGATCAATGGCGACCGCGTCGATGGCCGGGTACGTTTTATCGCCGCCGAAGCCGATGCCAAGACCCGCACCTTTCCACTCGAGCTGGAAATCAGCAACCCGGGCGGCAGTATGACCAGCGGCCTGACCGCCAAACTGCATATTCCGCAGCCGGCGACCTACGCCTACTTTATTTCTCCAGCACTGCTGATTCTGGACGATGAAGGCCAACTGGGGCTTAAAGGCATTGATGAACAGAATCGCGTGGTCTTCCGCAGCGTCAACCTGCTGAAAGCCGACAACAAAGGCATCTGGGTCTACGGTCTGGGGTCTGAGGCCAACATCATCACCGTTGGTCAGGGCTTTGTTGAATACGGTCAGCAGGTTGAGCCTGTCTATATGCAGGACAGCGAAATCAGTGCCCAGCCGGAAGCGCCGAAAGACGACGCTGACGCCACTGCATTAAGCGCGGGGTAA
- a CDS encoding ATP-binding cassette domain-containing protein, with the protein MVLVRLKQAELAFGDHVLLDKVDLDIQSGERLCVVGRNGEGKSTLLKILNRQVQPDDGRVEYRDLLRVSALQQELPQTTHTPVYDVIAEGLGEVGQAIAQYHDESAKGADADLKKLEQLQTRIEAADGWRWQQKVEAIIQKLNLPGEAMFSELSGGWQRRVMLARALVVEPDLLILDEPTNHMDVATIEWLEEQLKQFNGALVFISHDRAFVQNLATRIVELDRGNLYQWQGDYLSFVEYREKRLEDEATQNALFDKRLSEEEKWIRQGVKARRTRNEGRVERLKEMRKERKARREVQGSANISMNAAESSGKQVFEIEHLTYAWKDVMQVNDFSTTVMRGDRIGLIGPNGVGKSTLLKLLLGKLEPQSGTIKCGTRLEVAYFDQARHQLDEEKSIADNVADGKDQVEVNGQSRHIIGYLGDFLFAPARARTPVKALSGGERNRVLLAKLFLKPCNLLVMDEPTNDLDVETLELLEERLMEYKATLLLVSHDRAFIDNVVTQLWVFGENGVIDEQVGGYSDWQERMKARAAQASSASAGASDKAVKKDEPAPAVTAAEPKKKLSYKLQRELDLLPEQIAAAEAKRDALAAQTADANFYGGDAAQVQDVLAQLADAEAALEALEERWLELEEMTS; encoded by the coding sequence ATGGTATTAGTGCGTTTGAAACAGGCTGAGCTGGCGTTTGGCGATCACGTTCTGCTCGATAAGGTCGATCTTGATATTCAGAGCGGCGAGCGTCTGTGTGTGGTTGGCCGCAATGGCGAAGGTAAATCGACGCTGCTGAAGATTCTTAACCGTCAGGTACAGCCGGATGATGGCCGGGTGGAATACCGCGATCTGTTGCGTGTCAGTGCACTGCAGCAGGAATTGCCGCAGACCACTCATACCCCGGTCTATGACGTTATTGCCGAAGGTCTGGGGGAGGTTGGTCAGGCCATTGCCCAGTACCACGATGAAAGCGCCAAAGGCGCGGATGCTGACCTGAAAAAGCTGGAGCAGCTGCAAACCCGCATTGAAGCCGCCGATGGCTGGCGCTGGCAGCAGAAAGTGGAAGCCATTATCCAGAAGCTGAACCTGCCCGGCGAGGCGATGTTTTCAGAGTTGTCCGGTGGCTGGCAGCGCCGGGTGATGCTGGCGCGTGCGTTAGTGGTGGAACCCGACCTGCTGATTCTCGATGAGCCAACCAACCATATGGATGTTGCCACCATCGAATGGCTGGAAGAGCAGCTGAAGCAGTTTAACGGCGCACTGGTCTTTATCAGCCACGACCGGGCGTTTGTGCAGAATCTGGCGACCCGGATCGTTGAGCTTGACCGCGGTAACCTTTACCAGTGGCAGGGCGATTACCTGAGCTTTGTTGAATACCGCGAAAAGCGTCTGGAAGACGAAGCCACCCAGAATGCCTTATTCGATAAGCGCCTGAGTGAAGAAGAAAAGTGGATCCGTCAGGGCGTTAAAGCCCGTCGTACCCGTAACGAAGGCCGGGTCGAACGGCTGAAAGAAATGCGCAAAGAGCGCAAGGCGCGCCGTGAAGTGCAGGGCAGTGCCAATATCAGCATGAATGCGGCCGAATCTTCCGGTAAGCAGGTGTTTGAAATCGAACATCTGACCTACGCCTGGAAAGACGTGATGCAGGTTAACGACTTCTCCACCACGGTCATGCGTGGCGACCGTATCGGTCTGATCGGCCCTAACGGGGTGGGTAAGAGTACGCTGCTGAAATTATTGCTGGGCAAGCTTGAACCACAATCCGGCACCATTAAATGCGGTACACGACTTGAAGTTGCCTATTTTGATCAGGCCCGACATCAGCTGGATGAAGAAAAATCCATTGCCGATAACGTCGCCGACGGCAAGGATCAGGTCGAAGTGAATGGCCAGAGCCGCCATATCATCGGTTATCTGGGCGACTTCCTGTTTGCTCCGGCACGGGCACGTACGCCGGTTAAAGCGCTGTCCGGTGGTGAGCGTAACCGCGTATTGTTGGCCAAGTTATTCCTGAAACCCTGCAACCTGCTGGTGATGGATGAGCCGACCAACGATCTGGACGTGGAAACCCTGGAATTACTGGAAGAGCGTCTGATGGAATATAAGGCCACGCTGCTGCTGGTCAGTCACGACCGTGCCTTTATTGATAACGTTGTTACGCAGCTGTGGGTGTTCGGTGAAAACGGCGTGATCGACGAGCAGGTGGGTGGTTATTCCGACTGGCAGGAACGGATGAAAGCCCGTGCCGCACAGGCCAGCAGTGCATCGGCTGGCGCCAGTGATAAGGCTGTTAAAAAAGACGAGCCAGCCCCGGCCGTTACGGCTGCCGAACCCAAGAAAAAGCTGTCGTACAAACTGCAGCGCGAACTGGATCTGCTGCCTGAACAGATTGCCGCAGCGGAAGCGAAGCGCGATGCGCTGGCCGCTCAGACCGCCGATGCCAACTTTTATGGTGGTGATGCGGCACAGGTGCAGGATGTGCTGGCCCAGCTGGCCGATGCGGAGGCCGCTCTCGAAGCTCTGGAAGAACGCTGGCTGGAGCTGGAGGAAATGACCTCATGA
- the fadB gene encoding fatty acid oxidation complex subunit alpha FadB, translating into MIYEGKAITVNLIEDGIAELKFDLQGDSVNKFNRVTLEDLKAAVEAIQGNSDVKGVLVTSGKDVFIVGADITEFGEAFKQSEEEIVAWGLEANKIFCAIEDLSVPTLTAINGIALGGGFEMCLSTDLRVMSDKAKIGLPEVKLGLMPGFGGTVRLPRVIGADNAIEWICMGAENKPEKALKDGAVDAVVAADKLKEQSVAMLKAAIAGEINWQARREEKTSKLKLNTMEQMMVFETAKGFVAGQTKGQYPAPIVAIKSMQKAANMGRDKALEVEAKGFAQLAKTSESNALIGLFMNDQLLKKKAKEFDKAAKPTNKAAVLGAGIMGGGIAFQSALKGTPIMMKDINEAGIELGLNEANKLLAKRVERKKMKPLQMGETLNRIRPTLSYAEFGDVDTIVEAVVENPKVKKMVLAELEDKVREDAIITSNTSTISIDLLAADLKRPENFLGMHFFNPVHMMPLVEVIRGAKTSPEAVATVVAYAKKMGKTPIVVNDCPGFLVNRVLFPYFAGFAGLVRDGADFQKVDKVMEKFGFPMGPAYLLDVVGIDTGVHANEVMAEGFPDRMKADFKTSMEVMFENERYGQKNGKGFYVYETDKKGKPKKVVDQTTYDLIKPVVAEAKDFEAEDIIARCMIPMCIEIARCLEEGIVDTPAEADMGLIFGIGFPPFRGGACRYMDSVGMAEFVALCDKYADLGNLYKPTARMREMAANGESYFG; encoded by the coding sequence ATGATTTACGAAGGTAAAGCCATCACGGTAAATTTGATCGAAGACGGCATCGCCGAATTGAAATTCGATCTGCAAGGCGACTCTGTTAACAAGTTTAACCGCGTTACTTTGGAAGACCTGAAGGCAGCAGTTGAAGCGATTCAAGGCAACAGCGACGTTAAAGGCGTTTTAGTTACATCTGGTAAAGACGTATTTATCGTCGGCGCGGATATCACCGAATTCGGTGAAGCCTTCAAGCAAAGCGAAGAAGAAATCGTGGCCTGGGGCCTCGAAGCCAACAAAATCTTCTGCGCTATCGAAGATCTGTCCGTTCCTACCCTGACTGCTATTAATGGCATCGCTCTGGGTGGCGGCTTCGAAATGTGTCTGTCTACCGACCTGCGCGTAATGTCTGACAAGGCCAAGATCGGTCTGCCAGAAGTTAAACTGGGTCTGATGCCTGGTTTCGGCGGTACTGTCCGTCTGCCACGTGTTATCGGTGCTGACAATGCGATCGAATGGATCTGCATGGGCGCTGAGAACAAGCCTGAGAAAGCACTGAAAGACGGCGCCGTTGATGCCGTTGTTGCTGCTGACAAACTGAAAGAACAGTCTGTTGCCATGCTGAAAGCCGCCATCGCTGGCGAAATCAACTGGCAGGCCCGTCGTGAAGAGAAAACTTCCAAGCTGAAGCTGAACACGATGGAACAGATGATGGTTTTCGAAACCGCTAAAGGTTTCGTTGCTGGTCAGACCAAAGGTCAGTACCCGGCGCCAATCGTTGCCATCAAATCCATGCAGAAAGCGGCCAACATGGGTCGTGATAAAGCACTGGAAGTGGAAGCCAAAGGCTTTGCACAACTGGCAAAAACTTCTGAAAGCAACGCTCTGATCGGTCTGTTCATGAACGACCAGCTGCTGAAGAAGAAAGCAAAAGAATTCGACAAGGCTGCTAAACCAACCAATAAAGCAGCTGTGCTGGGCGCTGGCATCATGGGTGGCGGTATCGCTTTCCAGTCTGCGCTGAAAGGCACCCCGATCATGATGAAAGACATCAATGAAGCGGGTATCGAGCTGGGCCTGAACGAAGCGAACAAGCTGCTGGCCAAGCGCGTAGAGCGTAAGAAAATGAAGCCGCTGCAGATGGGTGAAACCCTGAACCGCATCCGTCCGACTCTGTCTTATGCAGAATTCGGCGACGTTGACACTATCGTGGAAGCGGTTGTTGAGAACCCTAAAGTCAAGAAAATGGTTCTGGCTGAGCTGGAAGACAAAGTTCGCGAAGATGCGATCATCACGTCTAACACTTCTACCATTTCTATCGACCTGCTGGCTGCTGACCTGAAGCGTCCTGAAAACTTCCTGGGTATGCACTTCTTTAACCCTGTGCACATGATGCCACTGGTTGAAGTTATCCGTGGTGCCAAGACTTCTCCTGAAGCTGTGGCCACTGTGGTTGCTTACGCGAAGAAAATGGGTAAAACCCCGATCGTTGTAAACGATTGCCCGGGCTTCCTGGTTAACCGTGTACTGTTCCCTTACTTCGCTGGTTTCGCTGGTCTGGTGCGCGACGGTGCTGACTTCCAGAAAGTCGACAAAGTAATGGAGAAATTCGGTTTCCCAATGGGTCCAGCATACCTGCTGGACGTTGTTGGTATCGATACCGGTGTTCACGCCAACGAAGTGATGGCGGAAGGCTTCCCGGATCGTATGAAGGCTGACTTCAAAACTTCTATGGAAGTGATGTTCGAAAACGAGCGTTACGGCCAGAAGAACGGTAAAGGTTTCTACGTTTACGAAACCGATAAGAAAGGCAAGCCGAAGAAAGTTGTTGATCAGACTACTTACGATCTGATCAAGCCAGTGGTTGCTGAAGCGAAAGACTTCGAAGCTGAAGACATCATCGCACGCTGCATGATCCCAATGTGCATCGAGATCGCCCGCTGTCTGGAAGAAGGTATCGTTGATACTCCGGCAGAAGCCGATATGGGTCTGATCTTCGGTATTGGTTTCCCTCCATTCCGTGGTGGTGCGTGCCGTTACATGGATTCCGTTGGTATGGCTGAGTTTGTTGCTCTGTGCGACAAGTACGCCGACCTGGGCAATCTGTACAAACCAACCGCTCGTATGCGTGAAATGGCTGCGAACGGCGAAAGCTACTTCGGTTAA
- the fadA gene encoding acetyl-CoA C-acyltransferase FadA, giving the protein MSYNPKDVVVVDAVRSPMGRSKGGVFRNVRAETISANLINALFERNPGVNPALVEDVIWGCVNQTLEQGFNVARQIGLLTVVPKEAGAQTVNRLCGSAMSAIHTAAQAIQTGNGDVFVVGGVEHMGHVNMQHGFDHNPESSKHFAKASNMMGLTAEMLGKMHGITRQQQDEFAARSHRLAHKATLEGKFKNEIVPMYGHDAEGKQILVTEDETIRPETTVESLGNLRPAFDPKSGTVTAGTSSQITDGASAMLLMSYEKAMELGLKPRARIIGMAVAGVDAAIMGYGPVPATKKALKRAGLDVTDIDYWELNEAFGAQSLPCIKDLKLTEIADSRVNIHGGAIALGHPLGCSGARISTTLINVLEQEGGKYGVSTMCIGLGQGIATVWERM; this is encoded by the coding sequence ATGTCTTACAATCCAAAAGACGTTGTTGTTGTTGATGCAGTGCGCTCACCTATGGGTCGTTCCAAAGGTGGCGTATTCCGCAACGTACGTGCGGAAACCATTTCTGCAAATCTGATCAACGCATTGTTCGAACGTAACCCGGGCGTTAACCCTGCTCTGGTTGAAGACGTTATCTGGGGCTGTGTAAACCAGACTCTGGAACAGGGCTTCAACGTTGCACGTCAGATCGGTCTGCTGACTGTTGTGCCTAAAGAAGCGGGCGCTCAGACTGTTAACCGTCTGTGTGGTTCTGCAATGTCTGCTATCCACACTGCGGCTCAGGCTATTCAGACCGGTAACGGCGATGTATTCGTTGTTGGTGGTGTTGAACACATGGGTCACGTGAACATGCAGCACGGTTTCGACCACAACCCTGAGTCTTCCAAGCACTTCGCTAAAGCATCCAACATGATGGGTCTGACTGCGGAAATGCTGGGCAAAATGCACGGTATTACCCGTCAGCAGCAGGATGAGTTCGCTGCGCGTTCTCACCGTCTGGCTCACAAAGCGACTCTGGAAGGCAAGTTCAAGAACGAAATCGTTCCGATGTACGGCCACGATGCTGAAGGCAAACAGATTCTGGTAACCGAAGACGAAACTATCCGTCCGGAAACCACTGTTGAAAGCCTGGGTAACCTGCGTCCTGCTTTCGATCCTAAGAGCGGTACCGTAACTGCCGGTACTTCTTCTCAGATCACCGATGGTGCATCAGCCATGCTGCTGATGAGCTACGAGAAAGCAATGGAACTGGGCCTCAAGCCACGTGCCCGTATCATTGGTATGGCGGTTGCCGGTGTTGATGCAGCGATCATGGGTTACGGCCCGGTTCCTGCGACCAAGAAAGCACTGAAGCGCGCTGGTCTGGACGTTACCGATATCGATTACTGGGAGCTGAACGAAGCTTTCGGTGCTCAGTCTCTGCCTTGCATCAAGGACCTGAAACTGACCGAAATCGCTGACAGCCGTGTAAATATTCATGGCGGTGCCATCGCTCTGGGTCACCCACTGGGTTGTTCCGGTGCGCGTATTTCTACCACTCTGATCAACGTGCTTGAGCAGGAAGGTGGTAAGTACGGTGTGTCGACCATGTGTATTGGTCTGGGTCAGGGTATCGCGACCGTTTGGGAACGTATGTAA
- a CDS encoding trimeric intracellular cation channel family protein, translating into MLTTVYLIAITAEAMSGALAAGRRNMDMFGVALIAFLTALGGGTVRDVLLGNFPVTWTQHPPYIYLTVSAGLLTMVVARFMHRLQRLFLILDAMGLVAFTIIGCNVALKLDYSLPVVVMAGIITGIFGGILRDILCNQTPQVLCHELYASVSLLVALLYLTLLHFGVNESVTMLAAFSVGLAMRLAAIRWRWSLPVFSYAPERWQS; encoded by the coding sequence GTGCTGACCACTGTCTATTTAATTGCTATTACTGCTGAAGCCATGTCCGGGGCGCTCGCCGCCGGTCGTCGTAATATGGATATGTTTGGTGTTGCCTTAATCGCCTTTTTAACGGCGCTGGGTGGCGGCACTGTGCGTGATGTCCTGCTGGGTAATTTCCCGGTGACCTGGACTCAGCATCCCCCTTATATTTATCTCACGGTATCCGCCGGTTTGCTGACCATGGTGGTTGCGCGTTTTATGCATCGTTTACAGCGTTTGTTTTTAATTCTTGATGCCATGGGCTTAGTGGCCTTTACCATTATCGGCTGCAATGTTGCGCTGAAGCTGGATTACAGTCTGCCGGTGGTGGTTATGGCGGGCATTATTACCGGTATTTTTGGCGGTATTCTGCGCGATATTCTCTGTAATCAGACCCCACAGGTGTTGTGCCACGAGTTATACGCCAGTGTGTCGTTGCTGGTCGCGCTGCTGTATTTAACCTTGCTGCATTTTGGTGTGAACGAAAGCGTCACCATGCTGGCGGCTTTTTCGGTTGGTTTGGCGATGCGTTTGGCGGCCATTCGCTGGCGCTGGTCGTTACCGGTATTTTCCTATGCCCCTGAGCGCTGGCAGAGCTGA